In one Sinobacterium norvegicum genomic region, the following are encoded:
- the prsR gene encoding PEP-CTERM-box response regulator transcription factor, with protein MNKINNKPTLLIVEDDIGLQSQLRWHFDAYHVVLANDRQSAIAAIRKEEPAVVVQDLGLPPDDEGVEEGFATVRETLALAPNTKIIVVTGHHERENALRAVDLGAYDFYEKPVNTEALDLIVNRAFHIYNLEEQNRRLQSQSHSNLNGLIASDPAMLRICQTIEKIAPTNITSLLLGESGTGKEVLAKAIHHSSPRNEHRFIAINCAAVPEALMESELFGHERGAFTGANKTTPGKVETAHNGTLFLDEIGDMPLPLQAKLLRFLQEREIERVGGRETIAVDVRVVCATNKDLETMVADGDFREDLYYRISEMVINIPPLRVRNGDKILLARHLLQQFNEQQNRGIAGFNSEATAAIESYNWPGNIREMENKIRRAVIMCEGKKISAADLCLESAKDLSINLRKVRYEAEQQAINKALYITAGNISAAAKLLGITRPTLYDLVKKYEIQIPDSPMRTVSTADL; from the coding sequence ATGAATAAAATCAATAACAAGCCAACATTACTGATTGTAGAGGATGACATTGGATTACAGAGCCAGTTGCGCTGGCACTTCGATGCTTATCATGTCGTACTGGCCAACGATCGCCAATCAGCCATCGCCGCCATTCGCAAAGAGGAGCCTGCCGTTGTCGTCCAAGATCTTGGACTACCGCCCGATGACGAGGGCGTCGAAGAAGGTTTTGCAACGGTAAGAGAGACTCTCGCCCTTGCCCCCAACACGAAAATTATTGTTGTTACCGGCCATCATGAACGCGAGAACGCACTCCGCGCCGTCGATCTTGGAGCCTATGACTTTTATGAAAAGCCGGTCAACACAGAGGCCTTGGATCTGATTGTTAATCGCGCATTTCACATCTACAACCTGGAAGAGCAAAACCGCCGTCTACAATCACAATCACACAGTAATCTTAACGGCCTGATTGCCTCCGACCCAGCAATGCTGCGTATCTGCCAAACCATCGAGAAAATTGCCCCCACCAATATTACCAGTCTGCTGCTTGGCGAGAGCGGCACTGGTAAGGAGGTGCTGGCCAAGGCCATCCACCACTCCAGCCCTCGAAACGAGCATCGCTTTATTGCTATTAACTGCGCCGCCGTTCCCGAGGCGCTGATGGAGAGCGAATTATTTGGCCACGAACGAGGCGCCTTTACCGGTGCCAACAAAACCACCCCCGGCAAGGTTGAAACTGCCCACAACGGTACCCTATTCCTCGACGAAATCGGCGATATGCCACTGCCACTGCAGGCCAAATTGCTGCGTTTTTTGCAAGAGCGCGAAATTGAGCGCGTCGGGGGTCGCGAGACAATTGCTGTCGACGTGCGTGTTGTCTGCGCCACCAACAAAGACCTTGAAACCATGGTTGCCGATGGTGACTTCCGTGAAGACCTCTATTACCGCATCAGCGAAATGGTGATTAACATCCCCCCTCTCCGTGTGCGTAATGGTGATAAAATCCTATTGGCCAGGCACTTGTTACAGCAGTTTAACGAACAGCAAAATCGAGGTATTGCCGGCTTTAATAGCGAAGCTACGGCCGCTATTGAGAGCTACAATTGGCCTGGCAATATTCGCGAGATGGAAAACAAAATACGTCGCGCCGTTATTATGTGCGAGGGCAAGAAAATATCCGCTGCCGACCTCTGCCTAGAATCAGCCAAAGACTTGAGCATCAACCTGCGCAAGGTACGCTACGAAGCAGAGCAACAAGCGATCAACAAGGCCCTCTATATCACCGCCGGCAATATTTCCGCCGCCGCGAAGCTATTGGGTATCACTCGGCCGACGCTGTATGACCTGGTGAAAAAGTATGAGATTCAAATCCCCGACTCCCCGATGCGAACCGTTTCGACAGCTGACCTGTAG
- the pgi gene encoding glucose-6-phosphate isomerase: MKPTDLSRLSDELKQQTISELFDKDSMRAEAFSARSQSLSIDYSKNLISNNVLSAFQQQFDTLDLHSWIQRLFSGELINNTEQRAAHHTRLRDVPADPLIEQTLASCYQLCDDILSANKTGASGQRFTDVVNIGIGGSDLGPRLAADVLKNKQAGINAYFISNLDSAEINKTLAKLSPETTLFIVASKSFATEETLTNARHAQRWLASSSVGTGSDQHFIAITSNHNKAVDFGVATDCILPMWDWVGGRYSLWSCIGLSTMLCAGKQAFQQLLAGAHVMDQHFQQAPFTENLPTILAVLEIWYGNFMGARSHAVIPYCYALRKLPSYLQQLCMESNGKSVRRDGSPVLSDTNPIVWGTAGTDGQHSYHQLLHQGTQTVTVDFLLPLSAGDNCPIAHQKLVANCLAQSRVLMTGQSLADAEYRMRLDGYNEKDISTLAPHKVMHGNMPSTIISFDQLDAFTLGEILALYEHKTFVCSVFWDINPFDQWGVELGKRIGQQVDEAIQGKPEALADLDGSTLAMIKRYQQKNQRR; this comes from the coding sequence ATGAAACCCACAGATTTATCCCGGCTCAGCGACGAACTTAAACAACAAACCATCTCCGAGCTGTTTGACAAAGACTCTATGCGCGCAGAAGCATTCAGTGCGCGTAGCCAAAGCCTATCGATCGATTACTCAAAAAACTTAATCTCTAATAATGTACTGTCAGCCTTTCAGCAGCAATTCGATACGCTCGATCTTCACTCATGGATTCAGCGCCTGTTTAGCGGTGAGCTGATTAACAATACTGAGCAGCGTGCGGCTCACCACACCCGCCTTAGAGACGTGCCCGCGGATCCGCTCATCGAGCAAACCTTGGCCTCTTGCTACCAGCTCTGCGACGACATCTTATCGGCCAATAAAACGGGAGCCAGCGGTCAGCGCTTTACCGATGTTGTTAATATTGGTATTGGTGGCTCAGATTTAGGGCCAAGACTTGCTGCCGACGTCCTGAAGAATAAGCAGGCCGGTATCAACGCTTACTTCATCTCCAATCTCGACAGCGCCGAGATTAACAAAACCCTCGCCAAGCTATCGCCCGAAACCACACTTTTCATCGTGGCATCGAAGTCCTTTGCCACCGAAGAAACACTGACCAATGCCCGGCATGCTCAGCGCTGGCTGGCCTCGTCATCAGTCGGCACAGGCAGCGACCAACACTTTATTGCCATTACCAGCAACCACAACAAGGCGGTCGATTTTGGCGTTGCCACCGATTGCATTTTACCCATGTGGGACTGGGTTGGCGGGCGCTACTCGCTGTGGTCATGCATCGGCTTATCCACCATGCTCTGCGCTGGCAAACAGGCCTTTCAACAACTGCTTGCCGGTGCTCATGTCATGGATCAGCACTTTCAACAAGCCCCTTTCACAGAAAATTTGCCGACCATTCTCGCCGTGCTTGAGATCTGGTATGGCAACTTTATGGGCGCCCGCAGCCATGCGGTCATTCCCTATTGTTATGCCCTCAGAAAGCTGCCGAGTTATTTGCAGCAATTATGTATGGAAAGTAATGGCAAATCGGTCAGGCGTGATGGCAGCCCCGTGCTGTCTGACACCAATCCGATTGTTTGGGGCACCGCCGGCACAGATGGTCAACACTCTTATCATCAGTTGCTTCACCAGGGCACACAGACCGTCACCGTAGACTTCCTACTCCCGCTATCAGCCGGTGATAACTGCCCAATCGCTCATCAGAAACTCGTTGCTAATTGCCTGGCTCAAAGCCGAGTATTAATGACGGGGCAAAGCTTAGCCGATGCTGAGTATCGGATGCGCCTCGATGGCTATAACGAGAAAGACATCAGCACCCTGGCCCCACATAAAGTCATGCACGGCAATATGCCCAGCACCATTATCAGCTTCGACCAGCTCGATGCCTTTACGCTGGGTGAAATTCTAGCGCTCTACGAACACAAAACATTTGTCTGCAGTGTGTTTTGGGATATCAACCCCTTCGATCAGTGGGGCGTGGAACTCGGCAAGAGAATTGGCCAGCAAGTCGATGAGGCAATTCAGGGAAAACCGGAAGCACTGGCCGACCTAGACGGCTCCACCCTGGCAATGATCAAAAGATATCAACAAAAGAACCAGCGGCGCTAA
- a CDS encoding phosphomannomutase encodes MSNAIKCFKAYDVRGRIPDELNDDIAYRIGRGYAKVLQPKKVIVGYDIRLTSVAISTAVINGLRDEGVDVYCIGLCGTEEVYFATSHEKMDGGIAVTASHNPKDYNGMKFVREESKPISGDTGLFDIQAAAERNEFSDAPVRGQLIEIDTRPAYVQHLLTYVSGDTMKPLKLVATAGNGGASIALDAIEPELPIEFIKVHHQPDGNFPNGVPNPLLEENRRPTAEAVVANKADFGIAWDGDFDRCFFFDETGAFIEGYYVVGLLAEAYLQKNPGESVVHDPRLTWNTVDIVETNKGVAIECKTGHAFIKERMRKENAIYGGEMSAHHYFREFAYCDSGMIPWLLVAQLVSDSGKTLSQLVAERVAAYPCSGEINSTVKDAKALIEQIETIYAGDAVSVEHTDGLSVAYSDWRFNVRMSNTEPVLRLNVESRGSVSLMKEKTADLLAIIEAQ; translated from the coding sequence ATGAGTAACGCGATTAAATGTTTTAAGGCCTATGATGTTCGTGGTCGTATCCCGGATGAGTTAAACGATGATATCGCCTACCGTATTGGGCGGGGTTATGCCAAGGTATTGCAGCCAAAGAAGGTTATCGTCGGCTATGATATTCGTCTCACCAGTGTTGCCATCTCAACGGCTGTAATCAATGGCTTGCGAGATGAGGGGGTCGATGTCTATTGTATCGGCCTGTGTGGTACCGAAGAAGTTTATTTTGCCACGTCTCATGAGAAGATGGACGGTGGTATTGCAGTGACGGCCAGTCATAACCCGAAAGATTACAACGGCATGAAGTTTGTCCGTGAAGAGTCGAAACCTATCAGCGGCGATACCGGGCTATTTGATATTCAGGCAGCTGCCGAGCGCAATGAGTTTAGCGATGCACCGGTGCGCGGCCAATTGATAGAAATCGATACCCGCCCAGCCTACGTGCAACACCTGCTGACCTATGTTAGTGGCGATACGATGAAACCGCTGAAACTGGTGGCAACAGCGGGTAATGGCGGCGCCAGTATCGCCCTTGATGCCATTGAGCCTGAGTTGCCAATAGAGTTTATTAAGGTGCATCATCAGCCGGACGGCAATTTCCCCAATGGTGTCCCTAACCCGCTGTTGGAAGAAAATCGCAGGCCGACTGCTGAAGCCGTGGTGGCTAACAAGGCTGACTTTGGCATTGCCTGGGATGGTGATTTTGACCGTTGCTTCTTCTTCGATGAGACGGGGGCGTTTATTGAGGGCTATTATGTCGTCGGCTTGTTAGCTGAGGCCTATCTGCAGAAAAATCCGGGTGAGTCGGTTGTGCATGACCCTCGCCTGACATGGAATACCGTTGATATTGTCGAGACGAATAAGGGGGTGGCAATCGAGTGTAAAACAGGCCACGCTTTCATTAAAGAGCGGATGCGCAAAGAGAATGCCATCTATGGTGGCGAGATGAGCGCCCACCATTACTTCCGTGAATTTGCCTACTGCGACAGCGGCATGATTCCCTGGTTGTTGGTGGCTCAATTGGTCAGCGACAGCGGTAAGACTTTATCACAGCTGGTGGCGGAGCGTGTTGCTGCCTATCCCTGTAGCGGTGAGATCAATAGCACGGTTAAAGATGCCAAGGCCTTGATTGAGCAAATAGAAACGATATATGCCGGCGATGCGGTGTCTGTTGAGCATACCGATGGGCTAAGTGTTGCCTACAGCGATTGGCGCTTTAATGTACGCATGTCTAATACTGAGCCGGTATTGCGTTTAAATGTTGAAAGTCGTGGCAGCGTTAGCTTGATGAAAGAAAAAACAGCAGATTTGCTGGCCATTATCGAGGCGCAATAG